The following proteins come from a genomic window of Sesamum indicum cultivar Zhongzhi No. 13 linkage group LG10, S_indicum_v1.0, whole genome shotgun sequence:
- the LOC105172734 gene encoding myb family transcription factor PHL11 — translation MERLYGGGGGGGGAGGSGGVVMTRDPKPRLRWTADLHDRFVDAVTKLGGPDKATPKSVLRVMGLKGLTLYHLKSHLQKYRLGQQQAKKQNAFEHSKEHSENSYGHHNMHASSTSANSSSMNGEQGEIPIAEALRCQIEVQKRLQEQLEVQKKLQMRIEAQGKYLQAILEKAQQSLSAGMNHPESLESTKAQLTDFNLALSSFMQTINGDERNGNVTDRAILQNIDGKVHESNYNAEAQEIQDIKLKLEGPSVDFDLNTRSSYDFIGVNGSVFEAKPLTNR, via the exons ATGGAGAGACTGtacggcggcggcggcggcggtggTGGTGCAGGTGGGAGTGGTGGGGTGGTGATGACCAGAGACCCAAAGCCACGGCTGAGGTGGACGGCTGATTTGCATGATCGTTTTGTTGATGCTGTTACTAAGCTTGGTGGCCCTGACA AGGCTACTCCTAAATCAGTACTGAGGGTAATGGGGTTGAAGGGCTTGACACTGTATCATTTGAAGAGTCATTTACAG AAGTATAGACTTGGACAGCAGCAGGCCAAGAAACAGAATGCTTTTGAACATAGTAAAGAGCATAGCG AAAATTCCTATGGACATCACAACATGCATGCATCAAGCACGAGCGCTAACTCATCGAGCATGAACGGTGAACAAGG AGAAATTCCCATTGCTGAAGCACTTAGGTGTCAGATTGAAGTGCAGAAAAGACTACAAGAACAGCTTGAG GTGCAGAAGAAGCTGCAAATGAGAATAGAAGCCCAAGGGAAATACTTGCAAGCAATACTAGAAAAAGCTCAACAGAGCCTTTCAGCCGGCATGAACCACCCTGAAAGCCTGGAATCAACGAAAGCTCAGTTAACGGACTTCAACTTGGCGTTATCGAGTTTCATGCAGACCATAAATGGAGACGAGAGAAATGGAAATGTTACAGATAGGGCCATACTGCAAAATATCGACGGAAAGGTGCACGAGTCAAATTACAATGCGGAGGCACAAGAAATACAAGACATCAAGCTTAAGCTCGAAGGGCCTTCCGtagattttgatttaaataccAGAAGTAGCTACGACTTCATTGGCGTAAACGGATCGGTATTTGAAGCAAAACCACTCACAAATAGATGA
- the LOC105172735 gene encoding isoflavone reductase homolog, with the protein MAKSRILVVGGTGYMGRRFVKASLAEGHPTYILRRPEIGLDIDKLQLLLEFKRQGARLIDGSFSDHRSLVEAVKLVDVVICAMSGVHFRSHNLLLQLKLVRAIEEAGNIKRFLPSEFGIDPARMENALEPGRVTFDEKMTVRKAIQEANIPHTYVSANCFAGYFVGNLCQMGTLLPPKHKVNIYGDGNVKVVFMDEDDVATYTIKSIDDPRTLNKTLYLRPPENVLSQSELVEKWEKLTGKTLEKISIPGEDFLALLKGADFAEQVGIGHFYHIFYEGCLTNFEIGENGEEASKLYPEVEYTRMHEYLNRYLDF; encoded by the exons ATGGCGAAAAGTAGGATTCTTGTGGTCGGCGGAACAGGGTACATGGGGAGGAGGTTTGTGAAAGCGAGCCTGGCGGAGGGCCACCCTACTTACATTCTCCGGCGGCCGGAGATCGGCCTCGACATCGACAAGTTGCAGCTTCTGCTGGAGTTCAAGCGGCAGGGGGCGCGGCTCATCGACGGCTCCTTTTCCGATCACCGGAGCCTGGTGGAAGCCGTGAAGCTAGTTGATGTGGTGATTTGCGCCATGTCGGGGGTGCATTTCCGGAGCCACAACCTGTTGCTGCAGCTAAAGCTTGTTCGCGCCATTGAAGAAGCCGGAAATATCAAG CGTTTCCTGCCCTCGGAGTTCGGTATCGATCCTGCACGAATGGAAAACGCCCTTGAGCCAGGAAGAGTGACATTTGATGAGAAAATGACTGTGAGGAAGGCAATTCAGGAAGCCAACATTCCTCACACTTATGTGTCTGCCAACTGTTTTGCTGGATACTTCGTCGGCAACCTCTGCCAGATGGGAACTCTACTTCCTCCAAAGCACAAAGTCAACATCTATGGAGATGGGAATGTTAAAG TGGTGTTCATGGATGAAGACGATGTAGCAACGTACACAATTAAGTCCATAGACGACCCTCGCACGTTGAACAAGACACTTTACCTGCGGCCACCAGAAAACGTTCTAAGTCAAAGTGAGTTGGTCGAAAAATGGGAGAAGCTTACAGGAAAGACCCTGGAGAAGATCAGCATACCTGGAGAAGACTTTTTAGCTCTGCTTAAAG GAGCCGACTTTGCTGAGCAAGTCGGAATAGGCCATTTCTACCACATTTTCTACGAGGGCTGCTTGACGAACTTTGAAATAGGGGAAAATGGGGAGGAAGCTTCAAAGCTTTATCCGGAAGTTGAGTACACGCGCATGCACGAATACTTGAACCGCTACCTTGATTTCTGA
- the LOC105172736 gene encoding bifunctional pinoresinol-lariciresinol reductase, producing MGKSKVLIIGGTGYLGKRLVKASLAEGHQTYVLSRPEVGLDIEKVEMLVSFKMLGAHLVPGSFTDYASLVQAVKLVDVVICAISGVHMRSYGILLQLSLVQAIKEAANVKRFLPSEFGTDPARAAKATEPGKVTFEDKMVVRKAIEEAGIPFTYVSANCFAGYFVGGLCQFGKIIPPTDSVLIHGDGNTKAIYVAEDDIATYTIKTIDDPRTLNKTLYIRPPLNILSQRQVVQIWEKLIGKELHKTTISKQDFLASMKSLDYAQQVGLCHYHDVLYEGCLTNFEIGEDGEEASTLYPQVKYTTVEEFLKHYV from the exons atgggaaAGAGCAAAGTGCTGATCATAGGGGGAACAGGTTACCTGGGGAAGAGGCTGGTGAAGGCAAGTTTGGCTGAAGGGCACCAGACATACGTTCTGAGTCGGCCTGAGGTTGGTTTGGACATTGAGAAAGTGGAGATGTTGGTGTCATTCAAAATGCTTGGAGCGCACCTCGTGCCCGGTTCTTTTACTGACTATGCAAGCCTTGTCCAGGCTGTTAAGCTCGTCGACGTCGTCATCTGCGCCATCTCTGGCGTCCATATGCGTAGCTATGGCATTCTGCTTCAGCTCAGCCTTGTTCAGGCCATCAAAGAGGCTGCAAATGTTAAG CGATTTTTGCCGTCGGAGTTTGGGACGGATCCTGCGAGAGCTGCAAAGGCGACGGAACCAGGAAAGGTGACGTTCGAGGACAAAATGGTGGTGAGAAAAGCCATTGAGGAAGCTGGAATTCCATTCACCTATGTCTCTGCCAACTGTTTCGCTGGGTATTTTGTGGGGGGGCTTTGTCAGTTTGGTAAAATCATTCCTCCGACAGACTCCGTGCTCATACATGGAGATGGCAACACAAAAG CAATATATGTAGCTGAGGATGATATAGCCACCTACACCATCAAGACCATAGATGATCCAAGAACACTCAACAAAACATTATACATTAGGCCTCCCCTAAACATTCTTTCACAAAGACAAGTTGTCCAGATATGGGAGAAGCTGATTGGGAAGGAGCTCCACAAAACTACCATCTCCAAGCAAGATTTCTTGGCTTCCATGAAAA GTCTTGATTATGCACAGCAAGTTGGGTTGTGCCACTACCATGATGTGCTGTATGAGGGATGCCTGACGAATTTCGAAATAGGAGAGGATGGAGAAGAAGCATCCACACTCTATCCGCAAGTCAAGTATACTACTGTGGAGGAGTTCCTCAAACATTATGTCTAA